From a region of the Nocardia sp. XZ_19_385 genome:
- a CDS encoding RNB domain-containing ribonuclease: protein MELHQRIVSAPVDFGAIRSEFGLASAYPAEATAEARDASDAFAGFRIDRTDLEFVTIDPPGAMDLDQAVHLERTETGFTVHYAIADVAAVINPDGALARESGSRGQTFYLPDGTVPLHPPELSEDSASLLPEQTRPAVLWTIECDSAGEPLEYAVERALVRSRARLDYAGVQADADAGRLHPSIAALPEFGQRRIEAGLARGAIGLRLPSQSIIRDDGADGHWQLVVEPRTAADDWNEQVSLLTGMVAARIMLQGDSSGDVIALLRTMPPPAESAIAAMRRTAAALGVDWPADQPVGQMLALLDPNTPAALVLMSEATGLLRGAGYTVLNGDPDAATEATGQESAENTSAAAERRPNLLQHSAIGAPYAHVTAPLRRLGDRFATEICLARHAKTEVPQWVRDGLTEVVSTLRRTDAMANKIERACIDLTESTLLSERVGQAFDAVVIREANGNRAAEIFIADPPVLGPCNGEPPEGSTVRVQLTSADPTTRKIVFTYPA, encoded by the coding sequence GTGGAACTGCACCAGCGGATTGTCTCGGCTCCGGTTGATTTCGGAGCCATCAGATCCGAATTCGGTTTGGCCTCGGCGTATCCCGCCGAGGCCACCGCGGAAGCCCGCGACGCGTCCGACGCGTTCGCGGGTTTTCGGATCGATCGCACCGACCTCGAGTTCGTGACGATCGACCCGCCGGGCGCCATGGACCTCGATCAAGCGGTTCATCTGGAACGCACGGAAACCGGTTTCACCGTGCACTACGCGATCGCCGACGTAGCCGCGGTGATCAACCCCGACGGCGCGCTCGCGCGCGAATCGGGTTCACGGGGGCAAACTTTCTACTTACCCGATGGCACCGTGCCGCTGCATCCGCCGGAGCTGTCGGAGGATTCCGCCAGCCTGCTGCCGGAACAGACCCGGCCCGCCGTGCTGTGGACCATCGAATGTGACTCCGCCGGAGAACCTTTGGAATACGCGGTCGAGCGGGCCCTGGTCCGCTCCCGCGCCCGGCTGGACTACGCGGGCGTCCAAGCCGACGCCGACGCGGGCCGCCTGCACCCCTCGATCGCAGCCCTGCCGGAATTCGGTCAGCGGCGCATCGAGGCCGGGCTGGCGCGCGGGGCGATCGGACTGCGGCTGCCGTCGCAGAGCATCATCCGCGACGACGGCGCTGATGGGCACTGGCAGCTCGTAGTGGAACCCCGCACCGCCGCCGACGACTGGAACGAACAGGTCTCCCTGCTCACCGGAATGGTCGCCGCCCGAATCATGTTGCAGGGCGACAGCTCCGGCGATGTCATCGCCCTGCTGCGCACCATGCCCCCGCCCGCCGAATCCGCCATCGCCGCCATGCGCCGCACCGCCGCCGCCCTGGGCGTGGACTGGCCCGCCGACCAGCCCGTCGGGCAGATGCTGGCTCTGCTGGACCCGAATACGCCTGCGGCACTTGTCCTGATGTCCGAGGCGACGGGCTTACTGCGGGGGGCCGGGTACACCGTGCTGAACGGGGACCCGGATGCCGCCACGGAAGCAACCGGCCAGGAGAGCGCCGAGAACACGTCTGCCGCTGCGGAACGCCGACCAAACCTGCTGCAACACAGCGCAATCGGTGCTCCCTATGCCCATGTCACGGCCCCGCTGCGCCGCCTGGGCGACCGCTTCGCCACCGAAATCTGCCTGGCTCGGCATGCGAAAACCGAAGTGCCGCAATGGGTCCGCGATGGCCTCACCGAAGTCGTCAGCACCCTGCGCCGCACCGACGCCATGGCGAACAAAATCGAACGCGCCTGCATCGACCTCACCGAATCAACGCTATTGTCCGAACGCGTCGGCCAGGCCTTCGACGCCGTGGTGATCCGCGAAGCCAACGGCAACCGCGCCGCTGAAATCTTCATCGCCGACCCACCGGTGCTCGGCCCGTGCAACGGCGAACCGCCAGAGGGCAGCACCGTCCGCGTCCAACTCACCTCCGCCGATCCCACTACCCGCAAGATCGTGTTCACATACCCGGCCTGA
- a CDS encoding CHAD domain-containing protein, with the protein MEVSAGTALIAALSSDIDRLLAAEPEVRSDADDSVHQMRVATRRLRSVLRSYRMLLQRDRAAEISAELKWLAGLLGVARDAEVRADRFEKLMSKHLDAATEVAEIDTVTGKPVDASGDAPREAKSDGAATSAAAPQDAAPSDARPGDAAPNGGTANGDATRDATPGDAATSDALPGDCAPGGGVTAGETRVNAPIATADDVDKTTARLVTAERARYDGAHAQILAALDSDRYLALRNTLSRWKSEPPLRPSRAAVPAPDFFRVVLQRDHERIEAFIRAEPSTAPADRIEMLHDIRKSAKRLRYSCEAAADILGEEATDLGKHAKHLQSVLGDHRDAIESHEAIVARAAEAEAAGENPALYHLLASAEDEAAHDELENYPAAAEALTTHAPQPAP; encoded by the coding sequence ATGGAGGTCAGCGCCGGTACGGCACTCATCGCAGCCCTGTCCAGCGATATCGACCGGCTGCTGGCCGCCGAACCCGAAGTCCGTTCCGACGCGGACGATTCGGTGCACCAGATGCGGGTCGCCACCCGCCGCCTGCGCAGCGTGCTGCGCTCCTACCGCATGCTGCTGCAACGAGACCGGGCCGCTGAGATCAGCGCGGAACTCAAGTGGCTCGCGGGCCTGCTCGGCGTCGCCCGCGACGCCGAGGTCCGCGCCGACCGGTTCGAGAAGCTGATGTCCAAGCACCTGGACGCCGCCACGGAGGTCGCCGAAATCGACACGGTCACAGGGAAACCCGTGGACGCGTCGGGCGATGCGCCGAGGGAGGCCAAGTCGGATGGCGCCGCAACCAGCGCTGCCGCTCCCCAAGATGCCGCGCCCAGCGATGCCAGGCCCGGCGATGCCGCGCCCAACGGTGGCACGGCCAATGGTGACGCAACCAGGGATGCCACGCCCGGCGATGCCGCAACCAGCGATGCCCTGCCCGGAGATTGCGCGCCTGGCGGTGGTGTCACCGCGGGCGAGACGCGCGTCAACGCCCCCATCGCCACCGCTGACGATGTCGACAAGACCACTGCGCGCTTGGTGACCGCCGAGCGCGCCCGTTATGACGGCGCGCACGCGCAGATCCTCGCCGCCCTCGACAGCGACCGCTATCTCGCGTTGCGAAATACCTTGTCCCGCTGGAAGTCCGAGCCCCCGTTGCGCCCCTCCCGCGCCGCCGTCCCAGCCCCCGATTTCTTCCGGGTGGTCCTGCAGCGCGACCACGAACGCATCGAAGCTTTCATCCGCGCTGAACCCAGCACCGCACCGGCCGACCGCATCGAAATGCTGCACGACATCCGCAAGAGCGCCAAGCGCCTGCGCTACTCCTGCGAGGCGGCCGCCGACATCCTGGGCGAGGAGGCCACCGACCTCGGTAAGCACGCCAAACACCTGCAATCAGTCCTCGGCGACCACCGCGACGCCATCGAGTCGCACGAAGCCATCGTTGCTCGCGCCGCCGAAGCCGAAGCCGCGGGCGAGAACCCGGCCCTCTACCACCTGCTGGCGTCCGCCGAAGACGAAGCGGCCCACGACGAGCTGGAGAATTACCCGGCCGCCGCAGAAGCCCTCACCACCCACGCACCCCAACCAGCCCCGTAG
- the pip gene encoding prolyl aminopeptidase, with the protein MTRRTLYPAIEPFDSGMLDVGDGQSMYWEVSGNPDGKPVVFLHGGPGGGTDPVYRRFFDPAAYRIVLLDQRGCGRSTPHIADGAGLETNTTPHLIADIEALRAHLGIERWQVFGGSWGSTLALAYAQQHSERVTELVLRGIFLLRRKEIDWYYNGAAGNMYPDLWEKFLAPVPVDERDSDLVEAYHRLLHSPDPEVAAAAAIAWTTWEGATASLLPNPDRVAEFGDPRFALAFARIENHYFRHGGFLEEGQLLRDLAKITHIPAVIVQGRYDVVCPPVSAWDLHRAWPGSVLHIVDDAGHASSEPGIVDRLVEATDSFARK; encoded by the coding sequence ATGACTCGACGCACCCTCTACCCCGCCATCGAACCGTTCGACAGCGGCATGCTCGACGTCGGCGACGGCCAATCCATGTACTGGGAAGTCAGCGGTAACCCCGACGGGAAGCCGGTGGTGTTCCTGCACGGCGGGCCCGGCGGCGGCACCGATCCGGTGTACCGGCGCTTCTTCGACCCGGCCGCCTACCGCATCGTGCTGCTCGATCAGCGCGGATGTGGGCGCAGCACACCGCATATCGCCGACGGCGCCGGCCTGGAGACCAACACCACGCCGCACCTGATCGCCGATATCGAAGCGCTGCGCGCACATTTGGGCATCGAACGCTGGCAGGTGTTCGGCGGCTCGTGGGGCTCCACTCTCGCCCTGGCCTACGCGCAGCAGCATTCCGAGCGGGTCACCGAACTGGTGCTGCGCGGCATTTTCCTGTTGCGGCGCAAGGAAATCGACTGGTACTACAACGGGGCCGCGGGCAACATGTACCCGGACCTGTGGGAGAAGTTCCTCGCCCCGGTGCCGGTCGACGAGCGCGACAGCGACCTGGTCGAGGCCTATCACCGGCTGCTGCACTCCCCCGACCCGGAGGTCGCCGCCGCCGCGGCCATCGCCTGGACCACCTGGGAAGGTGCGACCGCCTCCCTGCTGCCGAACCCGGACCGGGTCGCCGAATTCGGCGACCCCCGCTTCGCACTCGCCTTCGCCCGCATCGAGAACCACTACTTCCGCCACGGTGGTTTCCTCGAGGAAGGGCAGCTGTTGCGCGACCTCGCTAAGATCACCCATATTCCCGCGGTGATCGTGCAGGGCCGCTACGACGTCGTCTGCCCGCCGGTCAGCGCATGGGACCTGCACCGCGCCTGGCCCGGATCGGTGCTGCACATCGTCGACGACGCAGGGCACGCCTCGAGCGAACCCGGCATCGTCGACCGATTGGTCGAAGCGACAGACAGCTTCGCCCGAAAGTGA
- the panB gene encoding 3-methyl-2-oxobutanoate hydroxymethyltransferase translates to MSGSDSETTAYGAAPAEPKKRRKTRVTHLQQMKADGEKWAMLTAYDYSSAVLFEEAGIPVLLVGDSAANVVYGYDTTVPITVDELIPLVRGVVRGAPNALVVADLPFGTYESSPEQALATATRFMKEGQAHAVKLEGGERVAEQIALITAAGIPVMAHIGFTPQSVNTLGGFRVQGRGDAAEQLVHDAMAVQEAGAFAVVMEMVPAEIAGQVTHKLTIPTVGIGAGPDCDAQVLVWQDMAGYTSGKTAKFVKRFASIGLDLRTAAANYADEVRRGTFPGPEHSF, encoded by the coding sequence ATGTCCGGATCCGATTCAGAGACCACTGCCTACGGCGCTGCCCCGGCCGAACCGAAGAAGCGGCGCAAGACCCGCGTCACCCATCTGCAGCAGATGAAGGCCGACGGCGAGAAGTGGGCCATGCTCACCGCCTACGACTACTCCTCGGCTGTCCTCTTCGAAGAAGCCGGTATCCCCGTGCTGCTGGTCGGCGACTCGGCCGCCAACGTCGTGTACGGCTACGACACCACCGTGCCGATCACCGTCGACGAGCTGATTCCGCTGGTCCGCGGCGTGGTCCGGGGCGCACCGAATGCCCTGGTGGTGGCCGACCTGCCGTTCGGCACCTACGAATCCTCCCCCGAGCAGGCACTCGCCACCGCGACCCGGTTCATGAAGGAGGGCCAGGCGCACGCGGTGAAGCTGGAGGGTGGTGAGCGGGTCGCCGAACAGATCGCGCTGATCACCGCGGCCGGCATCCCCGTCATGGCGCACATCGGCTTCACCCCGCAGAGCGTCAACACGCTCGGCGGTTTCCGCGTGCAGGGCCGTGGCGACGCCGCCGAACAGCTGGTCCACGACGCCATGGCCGTCCAGGAGGCGGGCGCGTTCGCCGTGGTGATGGAGATGGTTCCGGCCGAAATCGCCGGTCAGGTCACGCACAAGCTGACCATTCCGACCGTCGGCATCGGCGCCGGCCCGGATTGCGACGCCCAGGTGCTGGTCTGGCAGGACATGGCCGGCTACACCAGCGGCAAAACCGCCAAGTTCGTCAAGCGTTTCGCCAGCATCGGCCTGGACCTGCGCACCGCCGCCGCCAACTACGCCGACGAAGTCCGCCGCGGCACCTTCCCCGGCCCGGAGCACAGCTTCTGA
- a CDS encoding alpha/beta hydrolase — translation MGLRRGVLGVAVLALIAGGCAAQEDEKPSAPMPATPVSLDKFYAQTVQWGSCENVTSDRLPPAAECAKVTVPVDYAKPDGPTAQLALSRIPASGKKIGSLLLNPGGPGVSGLSIVSLAGGSPLAERFDRVGFDPRGVGSSTPSITCLNPQEADAERAERPVDNTPEGIAEQEAENKEYVGKCVERTGADILSHVGTREVVQDMDVIRAVLGDPKLSYLGYSYGTKLGSAYAEKYPDRVRALVLDGAIDSSQDPVDESLRQAAGFQKAFDAFSADCAKQPDCALGSDPAQSVARFRDLVNPLRDKPAATTDARGLSYGDAITGVQQALYSDSLWRVLFTGLAELQQGRGDTLLQLADMYDGRNDDGSYVNTQDAFNAIRCVDDPRITDPAIASRQDAEYRKAAPFLDDGKGTGTAALELCAFWPVPNSSEPHKISVQGLPKVVVVSTTEDPATPYQAGVDLSRQLGASLITFQGTRHTAALVAGDECLDSAVVAYLTDLTEPGSQLTCGQAS, via the coding sequence ATGGGCTTGCGACGGGGCGTGCTGGGTGTGGCGGTGCTGGCGTTGATCGCGGGCGGATGCGCGGCGCAGGAGGACGAAAAGCCCAGCGCGCCGATGCCGGCCACGCCGGTGTCGCTCGACAAGTTCTACGCGCAGACCGTGCAGTGGGGGTCCTGCGAGAACGTCACCAGCGATCGGCTGCCGCCCGCCGCGGAGTGCGCCAAGGTCACCGTGCCGGTCGACTACGCGAAACCGGACGGGCCGACCGCGCAGCTCGCGCTGTCCCGGATTCCGGCTTCCGGCAAGAAGATCGGGTCGCTGCTGCTGAATCCGGGCGGTCCCGGGGTGTCCGGCTTGTCGATCGTGAGCCTGGCCGGGGGTTCGCCGCTGGCCGAGCGGTTCGATCGGGTCGGGTTCGATCCGCGCGGTGTCGGTTCGTCGACACCGTCGATCACCTGCCTGAATCCCCAAGAAGCGGACGCCGAACGCGCCGAGCGGCCCGTGGACAACACGCCCGAGGGGATCGCCGAGCAAGAGGCGGAGAACAAGGAATACGTCGGCAAGTGCGTCGAACGGACCGGGGCGGACATCCTTTCGCATGTCGGCACCCGGGAAGTGGTGCAGGACATGGATGTCATCCGCGCGGTGCTCGGCGACCCGAAACTCAGCTACCTCGGCTACTCCTACGGCACCAAGCTGGGTTCGGCTTACGCCGAGAAGTATCCGGACCGGGTGCGCGCGCTGGTGCTGGACGGGGCCATCGATTCCTCGCAGGATCCGGTCGACGAATCACTGCGCCAGGCCGCCGGTTTCCAGAAGGCCTTCGATGCTTTCAGCGCCGACTGCGCCAAGCAGCCCGACTGCGCCCTGGGATCCGACCCCGCTCAGTCCGTCGCCCGGTTCCGCGACCTGGTGAATCCGTTGCGCGACAAGCCTGCTGCCACCACCGACGCTCGCGGCCTGTCCTACGGCGACGCCATCACCGGCGTCCAGCAGGCGCTGTATTCCGACTCGCTGTGGCGCGTGCTGTTCACCGGCTTGGCCGAGCTGCAGCAGGGCCGCGGCGACACTCTCCTGCAACTGGCCGACATGTACGACGGCCGCAACGACGACGGCTCCTACGTGAACACGCAGGACGCCTTCAACGCCATTCGCTGCGTCGACGACCCGCGTATCACCGACCCCGCCATCGCCTCCCGCCAGGACGCCGAATACCGCAAGGCCGCACCGTTTCTCGACGACGGCAAGGGCACCGGGACGGCCGCGTTGGAACTGTGCGCGTTCTGGCCGGTCCCGAACAGCTCCGAGCCGCACAAGATCTCGGTCCAGGGTCTGCCGAAGGTGGTCGTCGTCTCCACCACCGAGGACCCCGCCACCCCGTACCAGGCGGGTGTCGACCTGTCTCGGCAACTGGGCGCGTCGCTGATCACCTTTCAGGGCACGCGCCACACCGCCGCCCTGGTGGCCGGGGACGAATGCCTGGACAGCGCCGTGGTCGCCTACCTGACGGATCTGACGGAACCGGGCTCGCAGCTCACCTGCGGACAGGCGAGCTGA
- a CDS encoding PHB depolymerase family esterase — protein sequence MASSLTTRLAALFGAACAALSLAVTAAAPVYADEEVEPEVNAAACTTTPTNGTEERGPDGRRYLVKVPAGLSGNAPLVVALHGGYSNPRQHLDQSGWEDFANDKKFILVAPRGNKDEGDSNPSTWAWHATSTDVDYIKSVVNEVRTKWCVNPKRIHLTGHSNGGQMASRAGCLASTYFASGAVYAPAPPPTGCNPARAISWGVFHQRGDGTVWHEMAYSHVMYWMWENRPCNNDTPDGGTNTFESKRWSCDAGTSVVWRTYHGGNHDWPTGARRTEVMNRMWALFQGSPLP from the coding sequence GTGGCGTCCTCACTTACCACCCGCTTGGCGGCGCTGTTCGGCGCGGCCTGTGCGGCGCTGTCACTAGCGGTCACCGCGGCCGCACCCGTCTACGCCGACGAAGAAGTGGAGCCGGAGGTCAACGCCGCCGCCTGCACGACAACACCGACCAACGGCACCGAGGAAAGGGGTCCCGACGGACGCAGGTACCTGGTGAAGGTGCCCGCCGGGCTCTCCGGCAACGCTCCGCTGGTCGTGGCCCTGCACGGCGGCTACAGCAATCCGCGCCAGCACCTCGACCAGTCTGGCTGGGAGGACTTCGCCAACGACAAGAAGTTCATCCTCGTCGCGCCGCGTGGGAACAAGGACGAAGGCGACAGCAATCCCAGCACCTGGGCGTGGCACGCCACCTCCACGGACGTCGACTACATCAAGTCGGTGGTGAACGAGGTCCGGACGAAATGGTGCGTGAACCCCAAGCGCATCCATCTCACCGGGCACTCCAACGGCGGGCAGATGGCCTCCCGCGCCGGCTGCCTGGCCTCGACCTACTTCGCCTCGGGCGCGGTGTACGCACCCGCCCCGCCGCCCACGGGATGCAATCCGGCGCGCGCGATCTCGTGGGGCGTGTTCCACCAGCGTGGTGACGGCACGGTGTGGCACGAGATGGCCTACAGCCACGTCATGTACTGGATGTGGGAGAACCGCCCCTGCAACAACGACACGCCGGACGGCGGGACCAACACTTTCGAATCCAAGCGCTGGAGTTGCGACGCGGGGACCTCGGTCGTGTGGCGCACCTACCACGGCGGCAACCATGACTGGCCCACCGGCGCACGCCGCACCGAAGTGATGAACCGCATGTGGGCGTTGTTCCAGGGCAGCCCGCTGCCGTAA
- a CDS encoding glutamine synthetase family protein has product MDRQKEFVLRTLEERDIRFVRLWFTDVLGYLKSVAIAPAELEGAFEEGIGFDGSAIEGFARVSEADMVARPDPSTFQVLPWATSKGHQHSARMFCDITMPDGSPSWADPRHVLRRQLNKAADVGFSCYVHPEIEFFLLKNGPQDGSKPTPADSGGFFDQAVHDSAPNFRRHAIDALESMGISVEFSHHEGAPGQQEIDLRYADALSMADNVMTFRYLIKEVAIDEGVRATFMPKPFAEYPGSAMHTHMSLFEGEANAFADPDDPDNLSGTARAFIAGILEHAPEISAITNQWVNSYKRLIHGGEAPTAASWGRSNRSALVRVPMYTPNKSSSRRVEIRSPDSACNPYLTFAVLLAAGLRGIEKGYTLPPEAEDDVWSLTTAERRAMGFRELPGTLDEALQAMERSELVAETLGEHVFDFFLRNKRREWADYRSQVTPYELQEYLGL; this is encoded by the coding sequence ATGGATCGCCAGAAGGAATTCGTGCTGCGGACGCTCGAAGAACGGGACATCCGCTTCGTGCGGCTCTGGTTCACCGACGTCTTGGGTTATCTGAAGTCCGTCGCGATCGCTCCCGCCGAGCTCGAGGGCGCGTTCGAGGAGGGCATCGGCTTCGACGGCTCGGCCATCGAGGGCTTCGCCCGCGTCTCGGAGGCCGACATGGTCGCCCGGCCGGATCCCTCGACGTTCCAGGTGCTGCCCTGGGCGACCTCCAAGGGTCACCAGCATTCCGCGCGCATGTTCTGCGATATCACCATGCCCGACGGTTCGCCGTCCTGGGCCGACCCGCGCCACGTGCTGCGGCGGCAGCTGAACAAGGCCGCCGATGTCGGGTTCAGCTGCTACGTGCACCCGGAGATCGAATTCTTCCTGCTGAAGAACGGCCCGCAGGACGGCTCCAAGCCGACCCCGGCCGACAGCGGCGGCTTCTTCGACCAGGCCGTGCACGATTCCGCGCCGAACTTCCGCCGGCACGCCATCGACGCGCTGGAGTCCATGGGCATCTCGGTGGAGTTCAGCCACCACGAGGGCGCCCCGGGCCAGCAGGAGATCGACCTGCGCTACGCCGACGCGCTGTCCATGGCCGACAACGTCATGACCTTCCGCTACCTGATCAAGGAAGTGGCGATCGACGAGGGCGTGCGCGCCACGTTCATGCCCAAGCCCTTCGCGGAGTACCCGGGCTCGGCCATGCACACGCACATGAGCCTGTTCGAAGGGGAGGCCAATGCCTTCGCCGACCCCGACGATCCGGACAACCTCTCCGGCACGGCGCGCGCGTTCATCGCGGGCATCCTGGAGCACGCGCCGGAGATCTCGGCGATCACCAACCAGTGGGTGAACTCCTACAAGCGCCTGATCCACGGTGGCGAGGCCCCGACCGCCGCCTCGTGGGGCCGCTCGAACCGTTCCGCGCTGGTGCGGGTGCCGATGTACACCCCGAACAAGTCCTCCTCGCGCCGCGTCGAGATCCGCAGCCCTGATTCGGCCTGCAACCCGTACCTGACCTTCGCCGTGCTGCTCGCGGCCGGTCTGCGCGGCATCGAGAAGGGCTACACGCTGCCGCCGGAGGCCGAGGACGACGTGTGGTCGCTGACCACCGCCGAGCGCCGCGCCATGGGCTTCCGGGAACTGCCGGGCACCCTGGACGAAGCCCTGCAGGCGATGGAGCGCTCCGAGCTGGTCGCGGAGACCTTGGGCGAGCACGTGTTCGACTTCTTCCTGCGCAACAAGCGCCGCGAATGGGCCGACTACCGCAGCCAGGTCACGCCCTACGAGCTTCAGGAATACCTCGGGCTGTAA